A single window of Archangium gephyra DNA harbors:
- a CDS encoding glycoside hydrolase family 43 protein: MKKHPFLSTLAAVSAVPALLSGCGGEATQLETPAAAIASTEAGLACDTKVTYGNAWIRPAGHPGFDIAAGPVTWDGTCYNDGVNSYAVLSNGWRPYFTGLNSCVMALDSTCATTASCATRVTYGASWIHPSHPAMYDDAGGRVFWDRACVNEGTNSYATLSNGWKPYFTGSNACAMSFRYTDCGGLYKNPVLPVDCADPGVVHDGTQYVATCTSGGAADAFPLRTSKDMVTWTSAGFIFPSARKPTWARGDYWAPEIHRVGTGFIAYYTARHADGKLSIGAATATSALGPFTDIGVPLVHDTAMGMIDATVFVSTAGTRYLVWKADGNAVGQPTPIYGQQLSADGRSLVGTRSTLITNNLAWEGGVVEAPWVVARDGYYYLFYSGNAYYNSTYAIGVARATSPLGPYTKLGAPILKSASGWIGPGHGSVVNSPAGTSTMVYHAWNSGMTARVMLVDPILWSNGWPSMPEAPSITSRPMP, translated from the coding sequence ATGAAGAAGCACCCATTCCTTTCAACCCTCGCCGCCGTGAGCGCCGTCCCGGCGTTGCTGTCCGGATGCGGCGGAGAGGCCACCCAGCTCGAGACCCCGGCCGCGGCCATCGCGAGCACCGAGGCCGGTCTCGCCTGTGACACGAAGGTCACCTACGGCAACGCGTGGATTCGCCCGGCGGGGCACCCGGGCTTCGATATCGCGGCCGGTCCGGTGACCTGGGACGGCACCTGCTACAACGATGGCGTCAACTCCTATGCCGTGCTCTCGAACGGGTGGAGGCCGTACTTCACGGGCCTCAACTCCTGCGTGATGGCGCTCGACTCGACGTGCGCCACCACGGCCTCGTGCGCGACGCGCGTCACCTACGGCGCCTCGTGGATCCACCCGTCGCATCCGGCGATGTACGACGACGCGGGTGGGCGCGTGTTCTGGGACCGCGCGTGCGTCAACGAGGGCACCAACTCCTACGCGACGCTGTCGAACGGCTGGAAGCCGTACTTCACCGGCTCGAACGCGTGTGCCATGTCGTTCCGGTACACGGACTGTGGCGGCCTCTACAAGAACCCGGTGCTCCCCGTGGACTGCGCGGATCCGGGCGTCGTGCATGACGGGACCCAGTACGTCGCCACCTGCACGTCGGGCGGTGCGGCCGATGCGTTCCCGCTGCGCACCTCGAAGGACATGGTGACCTGGACGAGCGCGGGCTTCATCTTCCCGTCGGCTCGCAAGCCCACGTGGGCCCGGGGTGACTACTGGGCGCCGGAGATCCACCGCGTCGGCACGGGTTTCATCGCGTACTACACCGCGCGTCACGCGGACGGAAAGCTGTCCATCGGCGCCGCCACCGCCACGAGCGCGCTCGGGCCCTTCACCGATATCGGAGTGCCCCTCGTGCACGACACGGCCATGGGGATGATCGACGCCACCGTGTTCGTGAGCACCGCCGGGACGCGGTACCTCGTGTGGAAGGCGGACGGGAACGCGGTGGGCCAGCCGACGCCCATCTATGGTCAGCAGCTCTCGGCGGATGGCCGGTCGCTCGTCGGCACGCGCAGCACGCTGATCACCAACAACCTCGCCTGGGAGGGCGGCGTCGTCGAGGCCCCGTGGGTCGTCGCGCGGGACGGCTACTACTACCTCTTCTACAGTGGCAACGCGTACTACAACAGCACGTACGCCATCGGCGTGGCCCGTGCGACGAGCCCGCTGGGGCCGTACACGAAGCTCGGCGCGCCCATTCTCAAGAGCGCGAGCGGGTGGATCGGCCCGGGGCATGGCTCGGTCGTCAACTCGCCCGCGGGCACGTCCACCATGGTCTACCACGCGTGGAACAGCGGCATGACCGCGCGCGTGATGCTCGTGGATCCCATCCTCTGGAGCAACGGCTGGCCCTCGATGCCCGAGGCGCCGTCCATCACCTCGCGGCCCATGCCGTAG
- the yhbY gene encoding ribosome assembly RNA-binding protein YhbY: MPLTGKQRRHLRGLGHHLEPVVIVGQSGVTEGVIAAVEQALHDHELIKVKINEGPEDRHEAAKKLAEGTGSELAQLLGRTALLFKKRDEDSKFEKL, encoded by the coding sequence TTGCCGTTGACCGGAAAACAGCGCCGCCACCTGCGCGGGCTGGGACACCACCTGGAGCCGGTGGTCATCGTGGGCCAGTCGGGCGTCACCGAGGGCGTCATCGCCGCCGTCGAGCAGGCGTTGCACGACCACGAGCTCATCAAGGTGAAGATCAACGAGGGCCCGGAGGACCGCCACGAGGCCGCCAAGAAGCTCGCCGAGGGCACGGGCTCCGAGCTGGCGCAGCTCCTGGGCCGCACCGCCCTGCTCTTCAAGAAGCGGGACGAGGACTCGAAGTTCGAGAAGCTGTGA
- a CDS encoding family 2B encapsulin nanocompartment shell protein — MANTMNTGSGGGEVEQRQMSLGTDAARQLATTTKSRPQMLGITPRWLLRMLPWVEVPGGVYRVNRRLTYSVGDGRLSFSNVGARVEVIPQELRELPLLRDVDDAEVLSALASRFVQREFKPGERIVEAGQPAEQVMLLAHGKAQKLGRGQYGDEVLIETLADGDHFGDMSVVESNDQWKFTVKALTPCTVMMLPQRVFEELIKQSAVLSAHIDRIKERLSKPQDKAGQAAIQLAAGHHGEPELPGTFVDYDLKPREYELSLAQTLLRVHTRVADVFNGPMDQVGEQIRLTIEALRERQEDEMINNRDFGLLHNADLKQRIHARSGPPTPDDLDDLLSRRKKSRFFLAHPRTISAFGQECTRRGLYPPIVEVEGRKFIGWRGVPLLPCDKIPISEYGTTSILVLRTGKDDQGVVGLRQTGIPDEVEPGLSVRHMGVNEKAVSSHLVSTYYSAAVLIPDALGVLENIQLGR; from the coding sequence ATGGCGAATACGATGAACACGGGCAGCGGTGGTGGTGAAGTCGAACAGCGGCAGATGAGCCTGGGGACGGACGCGGCCCGTCAGTTGGCGACGACGACCAAGTCGCGGCCGCAGATGTTGGGAATCACTCCCAGGTGGCTGCTGCGCATGCTGCCGTGGGTCGAGGTGCCGGGTGGCGTGTACCGCGTCAACCGTCGCCTGACCTACTCCGTGGGGGATGGGCGCCTCAGCTTCTCCAACGTCGGCGCCCGGGTGGAGGTCATTCCCCAGGAGCTGCGCGAGCTGCCGCTGCTGCGTGATGTCGACGACGCCGAGGTGTTGTCCGCCCTGGCGTCCCGGTTCGTGCAGCGGGAGTTCAAGCCGGGTGAGCGGATCGTCGAGGCGGGCCAGCCCGCCGAGCAGGTGATGCTGCTCGCCCATGGCAAGGCCCAGAAGCTGGGCCGTGGCCAGTATGGCGACGAGGTCCTGATCGAGACGCTCGCCGATGGCGATCACTTCGGGGACATGTCGGTGGTGGAGTCGAATGACCAGTGGAAGTTCACGGTCAAGGCACTCACCCCCTGCACAGTGATGATGCTGCCGCAGCGGGTGTTCGAGGAGCTGATCAAACAGTCCGCGGTGCTGTCCGCTCATATCGATCGGATCAAGGAGCGGTTGAGCAAGCCGCAGGACAAGGCGGGACAGGCCGCCATCCAGCTCGCCGCGGGACACCACGGCGAGCCGGAGCTGCCGGGGACGTTCGTCGACTACGATCTCAAGCCCCGCGAGTATGAGCTGAGCCTGGCCCAGACCCTGCTTCGGGTGCATACCCGCGTCGCGGACGTGTTCAACGGCCCGATGGACCAGGTGGGGGAGCAGATCCGGTTGACCATCGAGGCCCTGCGCGAGCGGCAGGAAGACGAGATGATCAACAACCGGGACTTCGGGTTGCTGCACAACGCGGACCTCAAGCAGCGCATCCACGCGCGCAGCGGGCCGCCCACGCCCGATGACCTGGACGATCTGCTCAGCCGGCGCAAGAAGTCACGGTTCTTCCTGGCCCATCCGCGCACCATCTCCGCGTTCGGCCAGGAGTGCACCCGGCGTGGGCTCTATCCGCCCATCGTCGAGGTGGAGGGCCGGAAGTTCATCGGCTGGCGCGGTGTCCCGCTGCTGCCCTGCGACAAGATTCCCATCTCCGAGTACGGCACGACTTCCATCCTCGTGCTCCGGACGGGGAAGGACGATCAAGGCGTCGTGGGCCTGCGTCAGACGGGCATCCCGGATGAGGTCGAGCCGGGCTTGTCCGTGCGGCACATGGGCGTCAACGAGAAGGCGGTCTCCTCCCATCTCGTGAGCACCTACTACTCCGCGGCCGTGCTCATCCCCGACGCGCTCGGAGTCCTGGAGAACATCCAGCTCGGGCGCTGA
- a CDS encoding HEAT repeat domain-containing protein: MTPKTDKAQLWNAFVDAYHQGDEARAREWLRRLGAKPRVVLEAMLENPDAIVRQAAAFGLGELGGAASARRLERQLALEEARGDHDAASVIEAITEALGRIADTSARAGLLRRLERLPGSKVAPADVNTLARALWRRRHPELSPAVQRTLERLCMPTAASLRGLAVLLETSPEALRAWVEDAGVPIEQKAEVLTVLEEEVPDSLVPVLPAFIFTASAQASLALDQRGDASYYCERLFILLFLHAERVLPALPAPARASLRAVARTLVTAKSQRCALRAVTMLQFVGRSEDLALLEAHRPEDETLAAVFDDVARAVRHRENQVPPGGAAN; this comes from the coding sequence ATGACACCCAAGACGGACAAAGCCCAGTTGTGGAATGCCTTCGTGGACGCGTACCACCAGGGCGATGAGGCACGGGCCCGTGAATGGCTGCGGCGGCTCGGCGCGAAGCCCAGGGTCGTCTTGGAGGCCATGCTCGAGAATCCGGATGCAATCGTTCGCCAGGCAGCGGCTTTTGGTCTGGGCGAGCTGGGGGGAGCCGCCAGCGCTCGGCGCCTGGAGCGGCAGCTCGCCCTGGAGGAGGCGCGCGGGGACCATGACGCGGCCTCCGTCATCGAAGCCATCACCGAGGCGCTGGGGCGCATCGCGGACACCTCGGCTCGTGCGGGACTGCTGCGCCGGCTGGAACGTCTGCCCGGCTCGAAGGTGGCTCCCGCGGACGTCAACACCCTGGCCCGTGCGCTGTGGCGCAGGCGTCACCCGGAGCTGAGCCCCGCTGTCCAACGCACGCTGGAGCGCCTTTGCATGCCAACCGCCGCCTCCCTGCGAGGATTGGCGGTGCTGCTGGAGACGTCTCCAGAGGCGCTGCGGGCTTGGGTAGAGGACGCGGGGGTTCCCATCGAGCAGAAGGCAGAAGTGCTCACGGTCCTGGAGGAGGAGGTACCCGATTCACTGGTGCCCGTCCTGCCCGCGTTCATCTTCACCGCCAGTGCCCAGGCTTCCCTTGCGTTGGACCAGCGGGGTGATGCCTCCTACTACTGCGAACGCCTCTTCATCCTGCTGTTCCTGCACGCGGAGCGCGTTCTTCCCGCACTCCCGGCGCCAGCCCGCGCCAGCCTGCGCGCGGTGGCCCGGACGTTGGTGACGGCGAAGTCCCAGCGTTGTGCCCTCAGGGCCGTGACGATGCTCCAGTTCGTCGGACGGTCCGAGGATCTGGCGCTCCTCGAAGCTCATCGCCCCGAGGATGAGACGCTGGCGGCCGTCTTCGACGACGTTGCTCGGGCCGTGCGCCACCGGGAGAATCAAGTTCCCCCGGGGGGCGCTGCGAACTGA
- a CDS encoding DUF4388 domain-containing protein codes for MAEGEVRQYFVRNEQGTIWGPLALPTIELLIDNGIIQGRLQVSEDGINFAFPGRFPHLRDSFPRETWGDVVPPGPSTPAAPPGAPAAAPRAVTRPPVAGAGVPVAGPAVTRPPVAGAGVPIAGPGIPRAPVPGPAGVPVAGPGIPRAPAPGAGPAMTRPPVPGAGVPVAGPAMTRPPVAGTGVPVAGPGAVARPPAPGAGAPGAGPAMTRPPVPGAGVPVANPGGARPPAPAAPGAPAQPAPAPGVPPAAAAAPAVARPSATFPSVAPASEEPPPASGTLETHSPVRLYGLIAAGNHTGLLTLTLPDSAVSIHFRKGNPEFIDSSHPEDALGTWLLQAKLATPEQLQQAEAARGRFGGELLAALFGLGLLQPASAFTQLAHRAQTILLKGLRAESGSFTFEPKELPAAKAMPLGNKWAVLSDLVRRIPSTDLRRRLQPVLNLPVMKSNGRVATGDLRLTPHEVRVLALIDGARSAAQLLNDLPQDADHLLRLVFLLKELDGVSFAAVGPRTAAPPPAQASAPGAPPAAKTAPPVAPAAKTAPPVAPAAKPATAPGVAQAGATPQAARAATAPGVAQAGATPQATAPRPAAPAAAAAPQAPAAKPASPPPAAAPQAPRPAGPAPTTPPVAKPAAPAPAAAAATAPGSAPGASEIPVLRELAAKMKEQNHFERLNLGADTNGPAVKLAYFKLAKQYHPDTLPPGAPPELEKLKADIFGYIGDAYRALSDDKSRAAYIEELKTGGSKPAQVDVEAILKSEEHFRKAGLYIKARKFADAARLLDEAIQLNPDEPEFYAWRGYARFFTFEDKKAGYTEAYKDIQQCLKQNDKVASGHYFLGVIAKLCGDNHGALKHFQKTVEVQPNHIDAQREIRMAAQAAQKK; via the coding sequence ATGGCGGAGGGAGAAGTCCGGCAATACTTCGTGCGGAACGAACAGGGGACCATCTGGGGTCCGCTCGCCCTGCCGACCATCGAGCTGCTCATCGATAACGGCATCATCCAGGGCCGGCTCCAGGTGTCCGAGGACGGCATCAACTTCGCCTTCCCCGGGCGCTTCCCGCACCTGCGCGATTCGTTCCCTCGCGAGACGTGGGGCGACGTCGTTCCCCCCGGTCCGAGCACGCCCGCGGCCCCGCCTGGCGCGCCCGCGGCGGCGCCTCGTGCCGTCACCCGGCCGCCCGTCGCTGGCGCCGGTGTGCCCGTCGCGGGCCCCGCCGTCACCCGGCCTCCTGTCGCCGGTGCCGGAGTGCCCATCGCGGGCCCCGGCATCCCCCGCGCCCCGGTGCCCGGACCCGCCGGTGTGCCCGTCGCGGGCCCCGGCATCCCCCGCGCCCCCGCGCCCGGTGCGGGCCCCGCCATGACCCGGCCTCCCGTCCCTGGCGCCGGTGTGCCCGTCGCGGGCCCCGCCATGACCCGGCCTCCTGTCGCCGGCACTGGAGTGCCTGTCGCGGGCCCTGGTGCCGTCGCCCGGCCTCCCGCTCCCGGAGCCGGTGCGCCTGGCGCGGGCCCCGCCATGACCCGGCCTCCCGTCCCTGGGGCGGGTGTGCCCGTCGCCAACCCCGGCGGCGCCCGCCCACCTGCCCCCGCGGCGCCCGGTGCGCCCGCCCAGCCCGCTCCCGCTCCGGGCGTGCCTCCCGCGGCGGCCGCCGCTCCCGCTGTCGCGCGCCCCTCGGCCACCTTCCCCTCGGTCGCCCCCGCCTCGGAGGAGCCACCTCCCGCCAGTGGAACGCTCGAGACGCACTCGCCCGTGCGCCTCTATGGCCTCATCGCCGCCGGCAATCACACGGGTCTGCTCACGCTCACCCTCCCCGACAGCGCCGTCAGCATCCACTTCCGCAAGGGCAACCCCGAGTTCATCGACTCCTCCCACCCCGAGGACGCGCTGGGCACCTGGCTCCTCCAGGCGAAGCTCGCCACCCCCGAGCAGCTCCAGCAGGCCGAGGCCGCCCGCGGCCGCTTCGGCGGAGAGCTGCTCGCGGCCCTCTTCGGCCTGGGCCTCCTCCAGCCCGCCTCGGCCTTCACCCAGCTCGCCCACCGCGCCCAGACCATCCTCCTCAAGGGCCTGCGCGCCGAGTCCGGCTCCTTCACCTTCGAGCCCAAGGAGCTGCCCGCCGCCAAGGCCATGCCGCTGGGCAACAAGTGGGCCGTGCTGAGCGACCTCGTGCGCCGCATCCCCAGCACGGACCTCCGCCGCCGGCTCCAGCCCGTGCTGAACCTGCCGGTGATGAAGTCCAACGGCCGCGTGGCCACCGGTGACCTGCGCCTCACCCCTCACGAGGTGCGCGTGCTCGCCCTCATCGACGGGGCGCGCTCGGCCGCTCAGCTCCTCAACGACCTCCCCCAGGACGCCGACCACCTGCTGCGCCTCGTGTTCCTCCTCAAGGAGCTCGATGGGGTGTCCTTCGCGGCCGTGGGCCCGCGCACGGCGGCCCCGCCCCCCGCCCAGGCCAGTGCCCCGGGAGCCCCGCCCGCCGCCAAGACGGCGCCTCCGGTGGCCCCCGCCGCCAAGACGGCGCCTCCCGTGGCCCCCGCCGCCAAACCAGCCACGGCTCCAGGAGTCGCCCAGGCCGGCGCCACGCCCCAGGCCGCCCGCGCGGCCACGGCTCCAGGGGTCGCCCAGGCCGGTGCCACGCCCCAGGCCACCGCGCCCCGTCCGGCGGCACCCGCGGCCGCCGCCGCACCGCAGGCCCCCGCGGCGAAGCCCGCCTCGCCTCCTCCCGCCGCCGCGCCCCAGGCACCTCGCCCGGCGGGGCCCGCGCCCACCACTCCGCCCGTGGCGAAACCCGCCGCCCCGGCTCCTGCCGCCGCCGCCGCCACGGCCCCGGGCTCCGCACCGGGTGCCAGCGAGATTCCCGTGCTCCGGGAGCTCGCCGCGAAGATGAAGGAGCAGAACCACTTCGAGCGGCTGAACCTGGGCGCGGACACCAACGGCCCGGCGGTGAAGCTCGCCTACTTCAAGCTGGCCAAGCAGTACCACCCGGACACGCTGCCTCCCGGCGCGCCTCCCGAGCTGGAGAAGCTCAAGGCCGACATCTTCGGCTACATCGGCGATGCCTACCGCGCGCTCTCGGACGACAAGAGCCGCGCCGCGTACATCGAGGAGCTCAAGACCGGCGGCAGCAAGCCGGCCCAGGTGGACGTGGAGGCCATCCTCAAGAGCGAGGAGCACTTCCGCAAGGCGGGCCTCTACATCAAGGCCCGCAAGTTCGCCGACGCGGCCCGGCTGCTCGACGAGGCCATCCAGCTCAACCCCGACGAGCCCGAGTTCTACGCCTGGCGCGGCTACGCCCGCTTCTTCACCTTCGAGGACAAGAAGGCGGGCTACACCGAGGCCTACAAGGACATCCAGCAGTGTCTGAAGCAGAACGACAAGGTGGCCTCGGGGCACTATTTCCTGGGGGTCATCGCCAAGCTATGCGGTGACAACCACGGCGCGCTCAAGCACTTCCAGAAGACGGTGGAGGTGCAGCCCAATCACATCGACGCGCAGCGGGAGATCCGCATGGCGGCGCAAGCGGCGCAAAAGAAGTAG
- a CDS encoding TSUP family transporter: MEVTALEIVLLCIAALTAGVVDAIAGGGGLVTLPALLATGLPPHVVLGTNKGQSVFGAFAALIRFYRAGLLNRQLATVTFPLGLVGSFLGAGLVLLMRPEVLKPVVLALLVIVAAFLAFRRGPPPGERPEPPRQRLLSLGAVIALVIGTYDGFFGPGTGTFLIIAFSGLLGHGLTKASADAKVVNFASNLAAVSLFAYRGLVLWYVALPMAAAQFTGGWIGAHLAVRGGDKLVRKVVLLVVTALVLKLGRDVLAG, encoded by the coding sequence GTGGAAGTCACCGCGCTCGAAATCGTCCTGTTGTGTATCGCGGCCCTCACGGCGGGTGTGGTGGATGCCATCGCCGGCGGAGGAGGGCTCGTGACGCTGCCCGCCTTGCTGGCGACCGGCCTGCCGCCGCACGTGGTGCTGGGCACCAACAAGGGACAGTCGGTGTTCGGCGCGTTCGCGGCGCTGATTCGCTTCTACCGGGCGGGGCTGCTGAACAGGCAACTCGCGACCGTCACCTTCCCGCTGGGGCTGGTGGGCTCGTTCCTCGGCGCGGGGCTGGTGTTGCTGATGCGCCCCGAGGTCCTCAAGCCGGTGGTGCTCGCCCTGCTGGTGATCGTCGCGGCCTTCCTGGCCTTTCGCCGGGGACCGCCGCCGGGCGAGCGGCCGGAGCCACCCCGCCAGCGCCTGCTGTCGCTGGGCGCGGTCATCGCGCTGGTCATCGGCACCTATGACGGCTTCTTCGGGCCGGGGACGGGCACGTTCCTCATCATCGCCTTCTCGGGGCTGCTGGGGCACGGGCTGACGAAGGCCTCGGCGGACGCGAAGGTGGTGAACTTCGCCTCCAACCTCGCGGCGGTGAGCCTCTTCGCCTACCGGGGCCTGGTGCTCTGGTACGTGGCCCTGCCCATGGCCGCGGCCCAGTTCACCGGCGGGTGGATTGGCGCGCACCTGGCCGTGCGGGGCGGCGACAAGCTGGTGCGCAAGGTGGTGCTGCTGGTGGTGACGGCGCTCGTGCTCAAGCTGGGCCGCGACGTGCTCGCCGGGTGA
- the purF gene encoding amidophosphoribosyltransferase, whose amino-acid sequence MCGIFGIVGNPEASNLTYLGLHALQHRGQESAGIVASDGQDLRAHREMGLVADIFNAPVLEKLPGNAAIGHVRYSTAGVSQLKNAQPLTVEYVGGQLAVAHNGNLVNAQELRTQLEADGAIFQSDSDTEVVIHLIARSKQPSFEQKVVEALSKVKGAYSILFLTDKKLVAVRDPNGFRPLVLGMVKNSWVLASETTALDLIEAEYLRELEAGEMVVIDETGLHASQPFPPTRLGRCIFEHVYFAKPDSVLFGTSVYETRKEMGRQLAKEQPAPGADLVIAVPDSGVAAAIGYAQASGIPYDVGLIRSHYVGRTFIEPQQSIRHFGVKLKLSAVRQVLKGKRVVVVDDSIVRGTTSRKIVKMLKAAGALEVHLRISSPPTQWPCYYGIDTPSRQELIASSHSVEEIARYVTADTLGYISMEGLGSAVGDKERTTFCTACFSGKYLTGNLNPGATSVSESNPKLATA is encoded by the coding sequence ATGTGTGGGATCTTCGGAATCGTAGGCAACCCAGAGGCATCCAACCTGACGTACCTCGGCCTGCATGCCCTGCAGCACCGCGGGCAGGAGTCCGCGGGCATCGTCGCCTCGGATGGCCAGGACCTCCGGGCGCATCGCGAGATGGGGCTGGTGGCGGACATCTTCAACGCGCCGGTGCTCGAGAAGCTGCCGGGTAACGCGGCCATCGGCCACGTGCGCTACTCCACGGCGGGCGTCAGCCAGCTCAAGAACGCCCAGCCCCTCACGGTGGAGTACGTGGGTGGCCAGCTCGCGGTGGCCCACAACGGCAACCTCGTCAACGCACAAGAGCTGCGCACCCAGCTCGAGGCCGACGGTGCCATCTTCCAGTCGGACTCGGACACCGAGGTGGTCATCCACCTCATCGCCCGCTCCAAGCAGCCCTCCTTCGAGCAGAAGGTCGTCGAGGCCCTCTCCAAGGTGAAGGGCGCCTACAGCATCCTCTTCCTCACGGACAAGAAGCTGGTGGCGGTGAGGGACCCCAATGGCTTCCGGCCGCTGGTGCTCGGCATGGTGAAGAACAGCTGGGTGCTGGCCAGCGAGACGACGGCGCTGGATCTCATCGAGGCGGAGTACCTGCGCGAGCTCGAGGCCGGGGAGATGGTGGTCATCGACGAGACGGGCCTGCACGCCAGCCAGCCCTTCCCGCCCACGAGGCTGGGCCGGTGCATCTTCGAGCACGTGTACTTCGCCAAGCCGGACTCGGTGCTGTTCGGCACGAGCGTGTACGAGACGCGCAAGGAGATGGGGCGGCAGCTGGCGAAGGAGCAGCCGGCGCCGGGAGCGGACCTGGTCATCGCGGTACCGGACTCGGGAGTGGCGGCGGCCATCGGCTACGCGCAGGCGAGCGGCATTCCGTACGACGTGGGCCTCATCCGCAGCCACTACGTGGGCCGCACCTTCATCGAGCCGCAGCAGTCCATCCGTCACTTCGGCGTGAAGCTGAAGCTGTCGGCGGTGCGGCAGGTGCTCAAGGGCAAGCGCGTGGTGGTGGTGGACGACTCGATCGTGCGCGGCACCACCAGCCGGAAGATCGTGAAGATGCTCAAGGCGGCGGGCGCGCTGGAGGTGCACCTGCGCATCTCGTCGCCGCCGACGCAGTGGCCCTGCTACTACGGCATCGACACGCCGAGCCGGCAGGAGCTGATCGCCTCCAGCCACAGCGTGGAGGAGATCGCCCGCTACGTGACGGCGGACACGCTGGGCTACATCTCGATGGAGGGCCTGGGCAGCGCGGTGGGAGACAAGGAGCGCACCACCTTCTGCACGGCCTGCTTCTCCGGCAAGTACCTGACGGGCAACCTCAACCCGGGCGCCACCTCGGTGTCCGAGTCCAACCCGAAGCTCGCCACCGCCTGA
- a CDS encoding YfbM family protein, translating to MEMLCTLRSLTDTQRQKLLEHPDKLEEFIDDEEDFGDAEGASFLDLDIGETWHGLQYLLTGTAWEGKAPLDFLVRGGQDVGDIPSDEGTARVFTPDQVKELSKALGALSEATLRKRYDPAQLQEEDIYPGFWEEPPPDLDPEEELFSYFEELKKFAATVAKRGHGLLVFIG from the coding sequence ATGGAGATGCTCTGCACCCTGCGCAGCCTGACGGACACCCAGCGCCAGAAGCTGCTCGAGCACCCCGACAAGCTCGAGGAGTTCATCGACGACGAGGAGGACTTCGGGGACGCCGAGGGTGCGAGCTTCCTGGACCTCGACATCGGTGAGACCTGGCACGGCCTGCAGTACCTGCTGACGGGCACGGCCTGGGAGGGCAAGGCGCCGCTGGACTTCCTGGTGCGCGGAGGCCAGGACGTGGGCGACATCCCCTCGGACGAGGGCACCGCGCGCGTCTTCACGCCGGACCAGGTGAAGGAGCTCTCCAAGGCCCTCGGCGCGCTCTCCGAGGCCACGCTGCGCAAGCGCTATGACCCGGCGCAGCTGCAGGAAGAGGACATCTACCCGGGCTTCTGGGAGGAGCCGCCGCCCGACCTCGACCCGGAGGAGGAGCTCTTCTCCTACTTCGAGGAGCTGAAGAAGTTCGCGGCCACCGTGGCGAAGCGCGGCCACGGCCTGCTCGTCTTCATCGGCTGA